One segment of Sphingomonas qomolangmaensis DNA contains the following:
- a CDS encoding peptidylprolyl isomerase, producing MRFVLAMLAVLGLGAALPASAQIVESNATGRATPPATTDAENLWLLDLSTGGRVTIWLRPDVAPKMVERIKGLTRQKFYDGLLFHRVIDGFMAQTGDPKGDGTGGSPLPDVEAEFNYLPHVRGAVSAARQGSAPGATAEVRTAAENSANSQFFIVFSPRLSLDKDYTVFGRVLSGMEHVDAIPRGEPPANPARILRAYIAADNPPPFTPQAATAPALPAGEKEVVLPGTAPSN from the coding sequence ATGCGTTTCGTTCTTGCCATGCTTGCGGTCCTCGGGCTCGGGGCGGCGCTGCCCGCCAGCGCCCAGATCGTCGAATCCAACGCCACCGGGCGCGCGACGCCGCCGGCGACCACCGATGCCGAGAATCTCTGGCTGCTCGACCTGTCGACCGGCGGCCGCGTCACGATCTGGCTGCGTCCCGATGTCGCGCCCAAGATGGTCGAGCGGATCAAGGGCCTCACCCGCCAGAAATTCTACGACGGGCTGCTGTTCCACCGCGTGATCGATGGCTTCATGGCGCAGACCGGCGATCCCAAGGGCGACGGCACCGGCGGATCGCCGCTTCCCGATGTCGAGGCCGAGTTCAACTATCTGCCGCACGTCCGCGGCGCGGTATCGGCAGCGCGCCAGGGTTCGGCGCCCGGCGCCACCGCCGAAGTGCGCACCGCGGCGGAGAACAGCGCGAACAGCCAGTTCTTCATCGTCTTCTCGCCGCGGCTGTCGCTCGACAAGGACTATACCGTGTTCGGCCGCGTCCTTTCGGGGATGGAGCATGTCGATGCGATCCCGCGCGGCGAGCCGCCCGCGAACCCCGCACGCATCCTCCGCGCCTATATCGCCGCCGACAATCCCCCGCCCTTCACCCCGCAAGCGGCGACCGCCCCCGCGCTGCCCGCTGGCGAGAAGGAAGTCGTGCTGCCCGGGACTGCCCCGAGCAACTGA
- a CDS encoding OsmC family protein — protein MAEHDYAARIAWTGNRGQGTASYRGYARTWDVTTPGKPVIHCSNDPLLGGDPALPNPEDLLLASLSACHMLWYLHLASQAGIVVHGYVDDPLGVGETLAGGEGRFLRATLRPAIELAAGADLALADRLHHEVDRYCFIARSVNFPVSVEATYHPR, from the coding sequence ATGGCCGAACACGACTATGCCGCACGGATCGCCTGGACCGGCAATCGCGGGCAGGGGACGGCAAGCTATCGCGGCTATGCCCGGACCTGGGACGTGACGACGCCGGGCAAGCCGGTGATCCATTGCTCGAACGACCCGCTGCTCGGCGGCGATCCGGCGCTGCCCAATCCCGAAGACCTGCTGCTGGCGTCGCTCTCGGCCTGCCACATGCTCTGGTATCTGCATCTGGCGAGCCAGGCGGGGATCGTCGTCCATGGCTATGTCGACGACCCGTTGGGGGTGGGCGAGACGCTGGCCGGCGGCGAGGGGCGCTTCCTTCGCGCGACGCTGCGGCCGGCGATCGAGCTGGCGGCGGGTGCCGATCTCGCGCTCGCCGATCGGCTGCACCACGAGGTCGACCGCTATTGCTTCATCGCGCGATCGGTGAATTTCCCGGTGTCGGTCGAGGCGACCTATCACCCGCGATGA
- the tgt gene encoding tRNA guanosine(34) transglycosylase Tgt, which translates to MRPRFDFTIHATGGKARTGTIAMRRGDIRTPAFMPVGTAATVKAVKPADVRAGGADILLGNTYHLMLRPGAERVARLGGLHRFMGWDRPILTDSGGYQVMSLSDLTTRSEDGVAFRSHIDGSRHMLSPERSMEIQRLLGSDIVMAFDELVPTTATREVQAAAMERSMRWARRSREGFDAGGAHAEGAALFGIQQGALDEGLRKASADALLDIGFDGYAVGGLAVGEGQEAMFGVLDYAPGQLDAARPRYLMGVGKPDDIVGAVERGIDMFDCVLPTRSGRNGQAFTRNGPLNIRNARFGEDQGPVDPSCGCPTCAGWSRAYLHHLVRTGEILGAILMTEHNLWFYQALMADLRSAIERGGLSAFADEFRARYAERDHG; encoded by the coding sequence ATGCGTCCCCGTTTCGATTTCACCATCCACGCGACCGGGGGCAAGGCCCGCACCGGCACCATCGCGATGCGCCGCGGCGATATCCGCACCCCCGCCTTCATGCCGGTCGGCACCGCCGCGACGGTGAAGGCGGTCAAGCCCGCCGATGTACGCGCAGGCGGCGCCGATATCCTGCTGGGCAACACCTATCATTTGATGCTTCGCCCCGGTGCCGAGCGGGTCGCGCGGCTGGGCGGGTTGCACCGCTTCATGGGCTGGGACCGGCCGATCCTGACCGACAGCGGCGGCTATCAGGTGATGAGCCTGTCGGACCTGACGACGCGTAGCGAGGATGGCGTTGCGTTCCGGTCGCATATCGACGGGTCGCGCCACATGCTGTCGCCCGAGCGGTCGATGGAAATCCAGCGGTTGCTGGGCAGCGACATCGTGATGGCGTTCGACGAGCTGGTGCCCACCACCGCGACGCGCGAGGTGCAGGCGGCGGCGATGGAGCGGTCGATGCGCTGGGCGCGGCGATCGCGCGAGGGTTTCGATGCGGGCGGCGCGCATGCCGAGGGTGCGGCGTTGTTCGGGATCCAGCAGGGGGCGCTCGATGAGGGGCTGCGCAAGGCGAGCGCCGATGCGCTGCTCGATATCGGCTTCGATGGCTATGCGGTCGGGGGGCTCGCGGTGGGCGAAGGACAGGAGGCAATGTTCGGGGTGCTCGATTACGCGCCGGGCCAGCTCGATGCCGCGCGGCCGCGCTATCTGATGGGGGTCGGCAAGCCCGACGACATCGTCGGCGCAGTCGAGCGCGGGATCGACATGTTCGATTGCGTGCTGCCGACGCGCAGCGGGCGCAACGGCCAGGCCTTCACCCGCAACGGCCCGCTCAACATCCGCAACGCGCGCTTTGGCGAGGACCAGGGTCCGGTCGACCCGAGCTGCGGCTGTCCGACCTGCGCGGGGTGGAGCCGCGCCTATCTGCACCATCTGGTGCGCACCGGCGAGATATTGGGCGCGATCCTGATGACCGAGCATAATCTGTGGTTCTATCAGGCGCTGATGGCCGATCTTCGGAGCGCGATCGAACGCGGTGGCTTGAGCGCGTTTGCTGACGAATTTCGGGCGCGCTATGCTGAACGCGACCACGGCTGA
- a CDS encoding HAD hydrolase-like protein, whose protein sequence is MTVPDADAGAPIRLVIFDFDGTLSDSGGWFLGIVDHLAEKYRFRAVDPDEVEGMRDKTTREVIRHLGIPAWKLPFIARYVRSLLALHTHEIALFEGIAELLAALKAAGIRVAVVTSNSELNARCILGPDNAALVDVWECASSLYGKAPKYRRALKRAGVGASEAISIGDETRDIEAARRAGMRAGAVLWGYASESALRAQSPDLVFAAPNDIARMLIAGDRSPRPTPGNSPIAR, encoded by the coding sequence ATGACCGTCCCCGATGCAGATGCCGGCGCGCCGATCCGGCTGGTGATCTTCGATTTCGACGGCACCTTGTCCGACAGCGGCGGCTGGTTCCTGGGAATCGTCGACCATCTGGCGGAAAAATACCGCTTTCGCGCGGTCGACCCCGACGAGGTCGAAGGGATGCGCGACAAGACCACGCGCGAGGTGATCCGGCACCTGGGTATCCCGGCGTGGAAGCTGCCCTTCATCGCGCGCTATGTCCGCAGCCTGCTGGCGCTGCACACCCATGAGATCGCGCTGTTCGAGGGGATCGCCGAGCTGCTTGCGGCGCTGAAGGCCGCGGGGATCCGCGTGGCGGTGGTCACTTCGAACTCCGAGCTCAACGCGCGCTGCATCCTCGGCCCCGACAATGCAGCGCTGGTCGATGTGTGGGAGTGCGCGTCGTCGCTGTACGGCAAGGCGCCCAAATATCGCCGCGCGCTCAAGCGCGCCGGGGTCGGCGCGAGCGAGGCGATCTCGATCGGCGACGAAACCCGCGACATCGAAGCCGCGCGCCGGGCGGGGATGCGCGCAGGGGCGGTGTTGTGGGGATATGCCAGCGAATCGGCGCTGCGGGCGCAGTCGCCCGACCTGGTGTTCGCCGCGCCGAACGACATCGCGCGCATGCTCATCGCGGGTGATAGGTCGCCTCGACCGACACCGGGAAATTCACCGATCGCGCGATGA
- the coaD gene encoding pantetheine-phosphate adenylyltransferase produces MTIRTAVYPGTFDPVTLGHMDIIGRAARIVDRLVIGVTTNPSKSPMFTIEERLAMVRREVEGMETEVHVVAFDSLLMDFAEREGADMIVRGLRAVADFEYEYQMAGMNQQLNDRIETVFLMADVSLQPIASRLVKEIAMYGGDIGKFVSGPVRADVAARVEVIGRKGS; encoded by the coding sequence ATGACGATTCGCACCGCCGTCTATCCCGGCACCTTCGATCCGGTGACGCTCGGCCACATGGACATCATCGGCCGCGCCGCCCGGATCGTCGACCGGCTGGTGATCGGCGTGACGACCAACCCGTCGAAATCGCCGATGTTCACGATCGAGGAGCGGCTGGCGATGGTCCGCCGCGAGGTCGAGGGGATGGAGACCGAGGTCCACGTCGTCGCGTTCGATTCGCTGTTGATGGACTTTGCCGAGCGCGAGGGCGCCGACATGATCGTGCGCGGGCTGCGCGCGGTCGCCGATTTCGAATATGAATATCAGATGGCGGGGATGAACCAGCAGCTGAACGACCGGATCGAGACGGTCTTCCTGATGGCCGATGTCTCGCTCCAGCCGATCGCCAGCCGCCTGGTGAAGGAAATCGCGATGTATGGCGGCGACATCGGCAAGTTCGTCTCGGGTCCGGTGCGCGCCGATGTCGCCGCGCGCGTCGAGGTGATCGGCCGCAAGGGCAGCTGA
- a CDS encoding polyprenyl synthetase family protein — protein sequence MRHASIPLQNAMRDIAAEIDRQFDQLLPIPADPRAGLYQAMRHAAIGGGKRLRPLLVFATAKLFGVDRECIARVATAIECIHVYSLVHDDLPAMDDDDMRRGKPTVHKAFDEATAILAGDCLHALAFELLADERTHGDPFVRVELVQCIANAAGPAGMGGGQMMDLEAEKTSFDLPTVTRLQAMKTGALIACSVEAGAILGRLPIEGRTGLRGYARDVGLAFQIADDLLDVEGDEEAVGKALRKDGSAGKDTFVSLLGVERAREQARILVEQAIDHLHAYGNEADLLRDIARFTLERDR from the coding sequence ATGCGCCACGCCTCGATCCCATTGCAGAACGCGATGCGCGACATTGCCGCCGAGATCGATCGCCAGTTCGACCAGCTGCTGCCGATCCCCGCCGATCCGCGTGCGGGGCTGTACCAGGCGATGCGCCACGCCGCGATCGGCGGCGGCAAAAGGCTGCGCCCCCTGCTGGTGTTCGCCACCGCCAAATTGTTCGGCGTCGATCGCGAATGCATCGCGCGCGTCGCGACCGCGATCGAATGCATCCACGTCTACAGCCTGGTGCATGACGATCTGCCCGCGATGGACGACGACGACATGCGCCGCGGCAAGCCGACGGTGCACAAGGCGTTCGACGAGGCGACCGCGATCCTGGCGGGCGATTGCCTCCACGCGCTGGCGTTCGAGCTGCTCGCCGACGAGCGCACGCATGGCGATCCGTTCGTCCGCGTCGAATTGGTCCAGTGCATCGCGAACGCCGCCGGCCCCGCAGGGATGGGCGGCGGGCAGATGATGGACCTCGAGGCCGAGAAGACCAGCTTCGACCTGCCTACCGTCACCCGGTTGCAGGCGATGAAGACCGGCGCGCTGATCGCCTGCTCGGTCGAGGCGGGCGCGATCCTGGGCCGGCTGCCGATCGAGGGGCGGACCGGGCTTCGCGGCTATGCACGCGACGTAGGGCTCGCCTTCCAGATCGCCGACGACCTGCTCGATGTCGAGGGCGACGAAGAAGCGGTCGGCAAGGCGCTGCGCAAGGACGGGTCGGCGGGCAAGGATACCTTCGTCTCGCTGCTCGGGGTCGAGCGCGCGCGCGAACAGGCACGCATCCTGGTCGAACAGGCGATCGACCATCTCCACGCCTATGGCAACGAAGCCGACCTGCTGCGCGACATCGCGCGCTTCACGCTGGAACGCGATCGGTGA
- a CDS encoding long-chain-fatty-acid--CoA ligase yields MNDPETAWRTAYHHPGAWDRAFPPQTMIALFEQSARERGDAPLIEFLGRRYSYAETLDGASRVACGLAALGYGKGDRIGLYLPNVPHYVAAYYGILKLGATVVNFSPLYTADELAHQVEDSGTRLLFTISASALLPTAVKVLDQSSLERLVVGSVAGALPAAKSVFYRMLKRKEIAPRPDDSRITAFSALIANPGACETPPLDPMTDLALIQYTGGTTGSPKGAMLSHQNLSANARQVAEVDPQRGIGVDRILGALPMFHVFANTCVLNRTVVAGGEMVLLPRFEAGAALAAIARTGATALPGVPTMYRALLEHPSLTKTDLSSLRICISGGAPLPAELKARFEEVSGAKLVEGYGLSESSGVVSTNPYEGLNKSGTIGLPLPATRVRLVDKADPSRPAPDGEPGEIVVAGPQIMLGYWNRPDADGEAFCHAADGSRWLRTGDVGTIDEDGYIRIVDRLKDMIAVGGFKVFPSQIEAILYHHPAVREALVIGMPDTYRGEVPRAYVTLVEDSGVTGAAIAAWINPQLGKHERLDAVVVREALPKTMIGKLSRKDLVAELAAEA; encoded by the coding sequence AGCTATGCCGAGACGCTCGACGGCGCGAGCCGCGTCGCGTGCGGGCTGGCGGCGCTGGGCTATGGCAAGGGCGACCGGATCGGCTTGTACCTGCCCAACGTCCCGCATTACGTCGCGGCCTATTACGGCATCCTCAAGCTCGGCGCGACGGTGGTGAATTTTTCGCCGCTCTATACCGCCGACGAGCTCGCGCATCAGGTCGAGGATTCGGGGACGCGGCTGCTGTTCACGATCTCGGCGAGCGCATTGTTGCCGACCGCGGTGAAGGTGCTCGACCAGAGTTCGCTCGAGCGGCTGGTGGTGGGGTCGGTCGCTGGCGCGTTGCCCGCCGCGAAGTCGGTCTTCTACCGCATGCTCAAGCGCAAGGAGATCGCGCCGCGCCCCGACGATTCGCGGATCACCGCTTTCTCGGCGCTGATCGCCAACCCGGGCGCGTGCGAGACGCCGCCGCTCGACCCGATGACCGATCTGGCGCTGATCCAATATACCGGCGGCACCACCGGCAGCCCCAAGGGCGCGATGCTGAGCCACCAGAATCTGTCGGCCAATGCGCGGCAGGTGGCCGAGGTCGATCCGCAGCGCGGGATCGGGGTCGATCGCATCCTGGGCGCGCTGCCGATGTTCCATGTGTTCGCCAACACCTGTGTGCTCAACCGCACCGTGGTGGCGGGGGGCGAGATGGTGCTGCTGCCCCGCTTCGAGGCAGGGGCGGCGCTGGCGGCGATCGCGCGCACCGGCGCGACCGCGCTGCCCGGCGTGCCGACGATGTATCGCGCGCTGCTCGAGCATCCGAGCCTTACCAAGACCGACCTCAGCTCGCTGCGGATCTGCATTTCGGGCGGCGCGCCGCTGCCCGCCGAGCTCAAGGCGCGGTTCGAGGAAGTGTCGGGGGCGAAGCTGGTCGAGGGCTATGGCCTGTCGGAAAGCTCGGGCGTGGTGTCGACCAATCCCTATGAGGGGCTGAACAAGTCGGGGACGATCGGCCTGCCGTTGCCCGCGACGCGGGTGCGGCTGGTCGACAAGGCCGATCCCTCGCGCCCCGCCCCCGATGGCGAGCCGGGCGAGATCGTCGTTGCGGGGCCGCAGATCATGCTCGGCTATTGGAACAGGCCCGATGCCGATGGCGAGGCGTTCTGCCACGCCGCCGATGGCAGTCGCTGGCTGCGCACCGGCGATGTGGGGACGATCGACGAAGACGGCTATATCCGCATCGTCGACCGGCTGAAGGACATGATCGCGGTCGGCGGTTTCAAGGTGTTCCCCAGCCAGATCGAAGCGATCCTGTACCACCACCCCGCGGTGCGCGAGGCGCTGGTGATCGGCATGCCCGACACCTACCGCGGCGAAGTGCCGCGCGCCTATGTCACATTGGTCGAGGACAGTGGCGTTACCGGCGCGGCGATCGCGGCGTGGATCAACCCGCAGCTCGGCAAGCACGAGCGGCTCGACGCGGTGGTGGTGCGCGAGGCGCTCCCCAAGACGATGATCGGCAAGCTCAGCCGCAAGGATCTGGTCGCTGAGCTCGCGGCGGAGGCTTGA
- the queA gene encoding tRNA preQ1(34) S-adenosylmethionine ribosyltransferase-isomerase QueA, producing MNVDLFDFELPPERIALRPAAPRDSARMLVVKGGATTDAVVTDLPGQLRAGDCLVFNDTRVIPAQLEGKRGEASIGATLHKREGPRRWRAFIRNAKRLRDGDTVDFGHGVTATAGDRGDDGSFALDFAGDEPVELLLERAGRMPLPPYIAARRGTDARDADDYQTMFAAEPGAVAAPTAALHFTPALLASLAAAGIGHETLTLHVGAGTFLPMKAADTDDHQMHSEWGRIDAATAERLNAVRARGGRVIAVGTTSLRLIESAAQDAGQIAAFEGDTAIFITPGYRFKGIDGLMTNFHLPRSTLFMLVSALMGREAMQATYAHAIAAEYRFYSYGDASLLIP from the coding sequence ATGAACGTCGACCTGTTCGATTTCGAACTGCCGCCCGAGCGGATCGCGCTGCGCCCCGCCGCGCCGCGCGATTCGGCGCGGATGCTGGTGGTGAAGGGTGGTGCGACCACCGACGCGGTCGTCACCGACCTGCCCGGCCAATTGCGCGCCGGCGATTGCCTGGTGTTCAACGACACCCGCGTCATTCCCGCGCAGCTCGAGGGCAAGCGCGGCGAGGCGAGCATCGGCGCGACCTTGCACAAGCGCGAGGGGCCGCGCCGCTGGCGCGCCTTCATCCGCAACGCCAAGCGGCTGCGCGACGGCGACACCGTCGATTTCGGCCATGGCGTCACCGCAACCGCAGGCGACCGCGGTGACGATGGCAGCTTCGCGCTCGATTTCGCGGGCGACGAACCGGTTGAGCTGCTGCTCGAGCGTGCGGGCCGGATGCCGCTGCCACCCTATATCGCGGCGCGGCGCGGCACCGATGCGCGCGATGCCGACGACTATCAGACGATGTTCGCCGCCGAACCCGGCGCGGTCGCGGCACCCACTGCAGCGCTGCACTTCACCCCGGCATTGCTCGCCTCGCTCGCCGCAGCGGGGATCGGGCACGAGACGCTGACGCTGCATGTCGGCGCGGGCACCTTCCTGCCGATGAAGGCCGCCGATACCGACGACCACCAGATGCATTCGGAATGGGGCCGGATCGACGCCGCCACCGCCGAGCGGCTGAACGCCGTGCGTGCGCGCGGCGGGCGGGTGATCGCGGTCGGCACCACCAGCCTACGGCTGATCGAAAGCGCCGCGCAGGATGCCGGCCAGATCGCGGCGTTCGAGGGCGACACCGCGATCTTCATCACCCCGGGCTATCGCTTCAAGGGGATCGACGGCTTGATGACCAATTTCCACCTGCCGCGATCGACGCTGTTCATGCTGGTATCGGCGCTGATGGGGCGCGAGGCGATGCAGGCGACCTATGCACATGCGATCGCGGCCGAATACCGCTTCTACAGCTATGGCGATGCCAGCCTGTTGATCCCCTGA
- a CDS encoding exodeoxyribonuclease VII small subunit: MAEEPGIAELSFEEALKELERIVSRLESGDASLQEAIDLYERGDRLKKQCAARLDSAQARIEAIRLDGSGQPVGTTAFAGA, translated from the coding sequence ATGGCAGAGGAACCCGGCATCGCCGAGCTTTCGTTCGAGGAAGCATTGAAGGAACTCGAGCGGATCGTGAGCCGCCTCGAAAGCGGCGACGCGTCGCTGCAGGAGGCGATCGACCTGTACGAGCGCGGCGACCGGCTGAAGAAGCAGTGCGCCGCGCGGCTCGATTCGGCGCAGGCACGGATCGAGGCGATCCGGCTCGATGGCAGCGGCCAGCCGGTGGGCACCACCGCGTTCGCGGGCGCCTGA